From the Prochlorococcus marinus str. AS9601 genome, the window AAAAATTCAAAAAGTTTTTTCTGCATGATGTATCAAATTGAAAATTAAAGTGAAGAAAAATCAATCTAAACTTGAAATTTTTAATTTTTGTCATAGCTGATTAAAAATTGTTTAATTCGGTTTTCTCTATGGCAACAATTCCCAAACGCAAGATTAATCAAATAGGTTTGTATGAGTTAAATATTTAAAATGACAGAAGAAAAAAAGGATTCAAAAAAATGTTCTGGAAAGAAAAACATTATGTTTGCCTATGGTTTTGTACAACTTGGTTCTAGTTTCGTATCGGCAATAGCCTTAGCTGCAATCGCTTTTGGATTCTGTTCAGTAAAAAAGGAATCTAAACTTTTTAATAAATGTGTTGCAGAAATAATTGAAGATGGTGGCACCAATTTTGAGGCCGTAAGGTATTGCAATGGGGGCAATTAAACCCCCTCTCAGATTAATTAAATGGATTCAACTTGTGATTTGATTATTGATTCTTTAAAAGAAGAGCCAGTTGGAGAAACTGATCATTTTATTTGGTTCATAACAGATATTGGCATTGTTGCCCTATTTAAAAGAGAGGAAAACTTTGAAACTTATAGTTCGAATGTTGAAATTGAGGCAAATAAAATTGCTTTAGACATAACTAAAGAAGAAAAAGAGTACCTCAAAATAAAAGAGAGACAGCTTTTCTTGTTTTATTCATAATCTAGGATTTAGTTCTTGATTTAGTAAGATGGCTCAAGGTTAAAGGCAGGCTCCATAATATTGTTATCGCTAATTAATTCGTAGGTTAGCTCTTTATTTAGGGCATTTATATAAGATGTATAAAGTTTTCCCCAAACAAATTCAAATTCATCTTTACTTAAATTCTTGAAAAGAATTTCTCCTTTGAAATAAATGTGATAAGAATCATTCATCATGGAAAATTAATCTTATCCTTTTTAACGCAGTGAGATATGTATGCAGTATTAGGTGCTACTAAAAAGATATTTATATTTGGAATTCAAATACTTTTAGACTATCCTTGTATTCATTTTTTGTTTTTTGAATAATCCGACTGTCTCATCAAGATCCATACACGGCTGAATACTTATATCCATTAACCTTCTCCAGGGATGCCATTGCTTCCAAATTGTCTCAAGAGAATCTGCACTTACTACAGAATGTCCAATCCCATTTTGAACCATAAAAATCCAAGAATGAACCTCATAGTTTTCAGGTCTGTTTTGGGGACCACCTGATTCGTACCAATTAATTAGCATTTCTGCCCCTTCTTCTTGATCCTCGCCATCTGTAAATTCGTAGGAAATCAAATACCTTTGCATATAGATATTATTCAAATCTCTAAACTATTTTAACTCTAGATTTAGATATTGCCTCCCAATTTAATTAATGCTATGAAGCTTATAGAAGAGATTATTTTAAATGACCGAAAGATTTGGGAAAATTAAAAAGAATATTTTGACTAATTTATCTTTTATAAATAAGACAATTTTGAAGTATTTCCAAAACCATGATCTGTTTGTATAGCTCCAGTTAACAGATAAAATTTGATACTTTTTAAAATTCCTGAAATTAGTTAACATATTTGTACTATATAGATACCGATGATAAATAAAAAGGATAGTGGTGATCCAGTTGATAATTTAGAGTACGAAAAAGTTCTAGAGGAAGAAATAATTAATTCATACGAAAGTAAATTTCAGAAAGATCCTGGACCAGACAAAAAAAAGACTAAATTTTACAGACTTAAAAGAACTCCATTAGAAATACTAAATAGGACTTTTTTCTTTTTCTTTATTGGAAGTTTTCTTTTCTCTTTGTTTTTAGCTTATTCAGAAAGTAAGTTATGGTTCATACTTTATGTAATAAGTGCATTGTCATGTGTTTTCTATACTCCTAATAGAAAAGCACTTAAAGAATTAATAGCAGCTTGGCCAAATATAGAGGATCTCATTAAAGGAAGGAGTTTGTGGAGAAAAGGCAAGTAAATAGATTATGAAACCTTTAAATGCATTTAAAAAGTGGTTATTAAATATTCTTGTGCCATACATTGAGGGAACCAACAAGAAAAAAGAGGATAAAAAATGAGTTTAATAAAGGTCGGGATTATAGTTGAAATTTTTTTGTTTGTGGGAGTTTTTTTATGGGTTAAGGAACTAAATAGTAAACAAAATAGGCAACCATCTCTATCAAAAAAAATAATAAAAAATCTCAAATTTTAGAATTTTGATCACAAAATAAGGAATCTTTAATAAAGAGATCAAATTTATGGGAAAATTCTTTACTTTTTCCTCTCACTTTGTGTATGAAATCGGTTAGAACATCTACATCGTTATTAAAAAATATGGTTTCCTCCATCCAAGGTCTTGCTCCAATAACTAATCCATTAAATAGTGTCTTAGTGGAAAAGAAGCTAATAAATGTTGATCAAAAGTTTATTCAACTTGTTTCTCTGGCAGAAGGGTTACCTCGTACAGAAGTTATTGAAAGTGGTAGAAATTATTGGAGGGGTGTTTGTAGAAGCTTAATTTTTAGATTTCCAGATGACCTCGAAATTTTAAAGCTTGATGTGAGAAGTTATGTAGATAGATCTAAAGGAATTATTCAGATAAGATCTGCAGCAAGATTAGGGCAATCAGATTTAGGCGTTAATCTAAGAAGAGTGGAATACTTGTTTAATCAATTGGAGAAATTTTAATTAATCTGTTTTTTATAGATTTAAGGTTCTTTTTACTAAATAGTTGTGCTTTAATTCATAAGAATATTTGAATTGCCATGGTAAAGATAATTTTAGTTGGAATTATTGTCGCGCTTGTATATTCTCAACCGGACCTTCGTCTTACGGTCGCTGATTGGTTAAAAGCAGCTTCTGATTTTCTTATTGAATCGGTACAAGTAAAACCTTGAATTAATTTTTAATGAAGCATTAAATAAGACCTGAGACAGTAATCATTTGTTTAATGCATAGAGCTACGAAAATAAATATTATTATTCTGCTTAATATATATTTCACTTAAACAAATAAATAGTTTTAGGAACATAATAGAAAATTTTTTTGAAATTTTTGAATAGTTAACGATAATAAGGGATATGAAGCTTAGATTATTTGAGTTCTATTTTATTAAAGACTATTTAAGGCCTTGGTTTGGTCTTATTTATTCTTTATTCTTTTTGTTTTTTTTAGGTGCAATTGGCTACCGAATAACAGAGGGATGGGAATGGAGTGATTGCTTATGGATGGTTCTGATCACTATAACCACTATTGGTTTTGGAGAAGTTCAACCTTTAAGTCCTGAAGGCAGGATAGTAACTGTTTTAGTAATCGTTGGCGGATTGATCTTTATTCAATTTACCTTTCAAAAAGCTGTTAGATTATTCGAATCCGGCTATTTTCAAAGAGTAAACGAATTACGTTTTAAAAGACTTCTTAGAAAAATGGAAAATCATGTAATTTTGTGCGGATATGGGAGGGTTGGTCAGGAAATATCTAACCAAATAAAGACGCAAAATATTCCAATTATTGTTGTTGAGAGCGACGAAGATAGAAAAAAGATTGCTGAAGAAAATGGTTTAGAAGTTCTTTGTGCTGATGCAACTCTTGATGAGACGTTAAAACTGGCAGGATTAGAAAAATGCAAAAGTTTGGTCGTTACCCTACCTAATGATGCTGCAAATTTATATGTGGTTTTAAGTGCTAAAGGGATAAGAGGTTCTATAAGAGTAATTGCAAGAGCTGGAACTGAAGAAGCTGCAAGTAAGTTGAGATTAGCTGGTGCAAGTATAGTTGTAAGTCCTTATATTGCTGCAGGAAGAGCAATGGCTTCAATGGCTTTAAGACCAATCGCGATTGACTTTCTTGATCTGCTTGCAGGAAGTGAATGTGAGATTGAAGAATTTGAATTAAGTAATGATATTAGTCTTTTTGAAACAGCAGAGAAAAGATCACTCTCTGAACTTGGAATAGGGAAAAAGAGCGGTGCAAAAATATTGGCTATCAAAGAAAATGAAAAATTGTTCACTAATCCTGGAGGTAACTTTATACTTCAGCCAGGTCAGGTATTAATAGCATTTGGTAGTAAAGAACAACTAAATATTTTGAACGGATTATTAGGAAATCTTGTAGTAGCAGTAGAGCTATTGAAATAGATATATCAAGAATAATTTGATATATAAATCTTTCAATTTTTAAATTTCTTTAAGGCTATCAATTAACTTTACAATTAATAAACTTATTTCTCATTACTCAGTGGGCATTTTCAAAAAAACCCTTATTTTCTCTTCTGCAATTTCATTAATACTTTCTCCATCTGCAATAGCATCAAAAAGATTGAGCGGAGCAGGTGCTACATTTCCCTCGAAAATTTATACTAGGTGGTTTTTTGACTTAGCCAAATCTGGTGGACCAAGGGTTAACTACCAAGCAGTTGGTTCGGGCTCTGGAAGAAAAGCTTTTATAGACCAAACCGTAAACTTTGGTGCATCAGATGATCCTATGAAAGATTCTGATATAGAGAAAGTTAGTAGAGGACTTGTTCAAATACCTATGGTTGGTGGGACTATTGCTTTTGGTTATAACTATGATTGCGATTTGAAACTTACTCAAGAACAAGCAGTACGAGTTGCAATGGGTATGGTTAAAAACTGGAAAGAATTAGGCTGTAAATCAGGAAAGTTAACTTGGACACATCGTTCTGATGGTTCAGGAACTACTAAGGCTTTCACAAACTCTATGGAAGAATTTTCACCAACATGGACTTTAGGAACTGGTAAATCAGTTAAGTGGCCAGCAGGCGTTGGGGCAAAAGGTAATTCTGGTGTTGCAGGTGTAATTCAAAACACTCCAGGTGCAATTGGTTATGTTAACCAGTCTTATATAAAAGGTAATGTTAAAGCTGCTGCACTTCAAAATTATTCAGGGGAATTTCTAAAACCATCTGCAGAAGCAGGAGCTAAGGCTCTTAATGGTATTACTTTAGATGAAAATCTTGCGGGTAAAAATCCTAATCCAACAGCAAAAGGAGCGTACCCTATAGCTTCATTGACATGGATACTTGCTTACGAAAAAGGTAATGGTAGAAACACTAAAGCAATCAAACAAGCCTTTAATACATTGTTAAGTGATGAGTATCAAGATAAGGCTTCATCCCTTGGATTTATCCCCTTAAAAGGGAATATCCTTTTGAAATCAAGAGCTGCCGTTGAAAAAATAGGTAGTTAAAAATTTTAATAGATGTCAAATTATCATGACTTTCATATACCTTTAAGTCCTCTTAAAGTCTTTTACAGCATTTAGTAGTAGATTTATAGAGATATTCCTTTTTTAATGGAAGAGAAATTAACTCTTTTCAAGAATCGTAAAAGATTCGGTATCGAAAAAAATATAGATATTATCTTCAAGAATACTGCCCTAGTCTTGTCTAGTTTCGTAGCAATAATACTTTTAGGAATAATTTTAGTAGTCTTTTTTCAGTCATTTGAATCTTTTTCAAGGTATGGCTTGAAGTTTTTAGTAACCTCTGAATGGAATCCAGTAAAAGATGAATACGGAGCTTTTACTGCGATATATGGCACATTAGTAACTTCATTTCTTTCGTTATTAATAACTATCCCTTTGGGCGTTGGAACTGCAATATTTATTACCGAAGACTTTGTCCCGAAAGTTGTAAGAGAAATAATAGGTTCCTTTGTCGAATTATTAGCAGCTATTCCATCAGTTGTATTGGGACTTTGGGCAATATTTGTTATGGAACCTTTTTTTAGAGCCTTTTTTGTCTTTTTACATAATTTCTTTGGTTGGATACCTTTATTCAGTACAGAACCTACAGGTAGGAATTCTTTGTTAGCAATAATGATTTTAGTAGTTATGCTTTTGCCTATAGTGACCTCCATTGCAAGAGATTCTCTTAATCAAGTACCTAAAAAGTTAAGAAATGCAGCTTATGGAATTGGAGCAAGTAGATGGAAAACAATATTTTCAGTAATTTTGCCGGCAGCATTATCAGGAATTATGGCAGGTGTTCTATTGGCTTTAGGCAGAGCAATGGGTGAAACCATGGCTGTCACAATGATTATTGGAAATTCGAATGCATTTAGTTGGTCTCTATTATCCCCCGGTTATACCATTTCTTCCATGCTCGCGAACCAGTTTGGTGAGGCTGATGGAAGTCAGGTTTCATCACTATTTTATGCGGCTTTTGTACTTATGATCCTTTCTTTGGTAGTAAATATCTTTGCGCAGTGGCTAGTTAAGAAATTTAGTCTCAAATATTAGATAATTATGAATTCACTCTATTACCAGAAAAGATTATCAAGAAATATAGGAGATAAATTCTTTACTTCTTTATCAGTAATTTGCGCATTGATCGCAGTACTCCCTTTGATTTTTCTGGTGACTTATATTCTCATCAAAGGTGGATCCCAAATTACACCAGAACTATTTACTTTAGAACCAAATCCCCCTGGAGATGATTTAGATGCAGGTGGTATTAATCCTGCATTGATCGGGACATTAATAATTACAACCATTGCTTCAATTATTGCTATACCAGTAGGTGTCGGAGGAGGCATATATCTAGCGGAATATTCTAAAGGCGGTGCTTTTTCAAGATTTATTAGATTTGGAGTTAATGTTCTGGCGGGAGTCCCTTCAATTATTGCTGGAGTATTTATTTATGCCTTAATTGTTTCAACAAAAATTTTGTTTGGAAGTATGTATAGCGGTTTGGCAGGAGGTATGGCTCTTTCAATATTGATGTTGCCTACAGTTATAAAAACTACTGATGAAGGTTTAAAGTTGGTTCCTAATGAATTGCGATATGCGTCTCTTGGAGTTGGAGCAAGTATGTATACAACTATATTGAAAGTTACTTTGCCCTCTGCCTTTAGGTCTATTGCTACTGGCGTTGTACTTGGAATCGCAAGAGCTGCAGGTGAAACAGCACCTTTGATATTTACGGCTTTATTCTCTTACTACTACATAACAGGCTTTGGGGACTTGTTTTATGAGATGGGTTCCTTGGCTGTATTGATATATAACTTTGCCCTTGAACCTTATGATGCTCAAAATAAATTAGCATGGGCAGCTTCCTTTATTCTTGTTTTGTCGATACTATCAGTAAATATATTTTCAAGGATATTGGCCGCTTTTACAGAGAAAACTAAGAGAGTATAAATGATTAAAACTAATAAAAAAATACCAAAGAATATCATTTTGTCCCTTGAGAATGTTTCTATTAGCTATGGAACTTTTGAAGCTGTAAGAAATGTTTTTTGTAACTTTAAAAAAGGAAATATAACTTCTCTTATTGGCCCTTCAGGTTGTGGTAAATCAACGGTTCTGAGATCTTTAAACAGAATGAACGATTTAATCCCTAATTGTTCACTTAAAGGAACAGTGCTATTTGATGGAACTAATATTTACGATAAAAGAGTAGATCCAGTTGAAGTAAGAAGAAGAATTGGAATGGTTTTTCAGCAACCAAATCCTTTCCCGAAATCTATCTATGAAAATATTGCATTTGGGGCAAGAATTAATGGCTTTACTGGAGATATGGATGAATTAGTGGAAAGTTCACTTAGAAAAGCTGCCTTGTGGGACGAATGTAAGGACAAATTAAATGACAGTGGTTACTCTTTATCTGGCGGACAACAACAAAGACTATGTATAGCAAGAACCATCGCAATTGAACCTGAAATAATTCTCATGGATGAGCCATGTTCTGCATTAGATCCAATCTCTACTTTGAAAATAGAAGAGACTATGCATGAACTAAAGAAGAATTGCACAATAATAATCGTTACTCATAATATGCAACAGGCGTTAAGAGTTAGTGATATGACTGCATTTTTTAATGCTATTGAATATGAAGATGGTGATGGAGGGAAAGTAGGTTATCTTGCAGAATTTAATTCTACTAAGAAAATTTTTAATTCTCCCAAAGAAAAAACCACTCAGGAATACATCTCAGGTAAATTTGGTTGATGTTAAATTTTTACCTTTGAAAGAAAAATTTTTACCTTTAAGAAAGGCGAGGGGTAGACAAACAGTATAAATACCTATATAGTTATTTCGAATTAGTAAGTTTATCTTTGAAAAACTACCCTTTTCTACCATTTTTGATTTTTGCAGGTGCTCTCATAACAACTGCAACAATAGGTTTGCCTGTATTTACTTCGTAATTTAAGAGTATTTCTATTTCAGGTCATCTTATGGTTGCATTAATAAATAAAGAATTAATTGGAAGTCCTCATAAAACCTTAATAAAAGGAAATTTATTTGACTTTATAAAAAAAAGAGAGAATATGAATCTGTGTGGGAGTGAAAAATCTGTATTAAAACCATTTTTCAGAGTGGGTAATTTCTAATTTATTTATCATGGATAAAACTAAAGAACAGTTAGAAAAATTAAGAGAAGTAGCAGAAGCATCTCTTACAAAAACCGATGAACTTCAAAAAGTTCTTGCTCAAATAGAAGCTTTAATGTCTAGAGAAGAATCACAAACATTATCAAAGAAGAAATAATTACTTAAAAAATAATTTTAGTTTTTGTACTTTTAATTACACCTCTACAACTACACTGTAGTTATTAATTAGGTATGCAGAACCCGTTCCAAAGTTTTCTGTTAGGTCTCGAGGTCTTACCTTCTTTAAGTAAAAGACCTCTTTAATTTTTCGTATTGATTATATTTTTATTGACTTTTTATTTAGTTGATTACTTTATAGATTTCTTTCAAGCAGACATTTACATCGAAAGATTCAGTATTTACAACCTCTAATCCTGTTTTTTCTGTAACTTCAACAGTTGCATTGCATTCGTCTTGTTTAAGAGCCATATAGCTTGGCTTTACGTCTTCTATATCTAATTCAACACTTGATTCAGTATCTTCCTTATATTGCTCCATTACTAATGTAAGTGCCTCTATCTCAACGGAAAAATTATCATTTGCTTTTGCCCCAAATGAAATTACAAGAAATGGAAATAAAATCAAGGCTATTAATTTTTTCATTTCTATAAAATGTGTTTATTTTTTTTATAACGTGGATTGTCTGCTAAGGAAAGGGTCATTAGCTTTATAAATTTTTTATTATATATTTTTACTAGTAGAA encodes:
- a CDS encoding DUF3303 domain-containing protein — translated: MQRYLISYEFTDGEDQEEGAEMLINWYESGGPQNRPENYEVHSWIFMVQNGIGHSVVSADSLETIWKQWHPWRRLMDISIQPCMDLDETVGLFKKQKMNTRIV
- a CDS encoding DUF1499 domain-containing protein gives rise to the protein MVSSIQGLAPITNPLNSVLVEKKLINVDQKFIQLVSLAEGLPRTEVIESGRNYWRGVCRSLIFRFPDDLEILKLDVRSYVDRSKGIIQIRSAARLGQSDLGVNLRRVEYLFNQLEKF
- a CDS encoding potassium channel family protein — translated: MKLRLFEFYFIKDYLRPWFGLIYSLFFLFFLGAIGYRITEGWEWSDCLWMVLITITTIGFGEVQPLSPEGRIVTVLVIVGGLIFIQFTFQKAVRLFESGYFQRVNELRFKRLLRKMENHVILCGYGRVGQEISNQIKTQNIPIIVVESDEDRKKIAEENGLEVLCADATLDETLKLAGLEKCKSLVVTLPNDAANLYVVLSAKGIRGSIRVIARAGTEEAASKLRLAGASIVVSPYIAAGRAMASMALRPIAIDFLDLLAGSECEIEEFELSNDISLFETAEKRSLSELGIGKKSGAKILAIKENEKLFTNPGGNFILQPGQVLIAFGSKEQLNILNGLLGNLVVAVELLK
- the pstS gene encoding phosphate ABC transporter substrate-binding protein PstS, with protein sequence MGIFKKTLIFSSAISLILSPSAIASKRLSGAGATFPSKIYTRWFFDLAKSGGPRVNYQAVGSGSGRKAFIDQTVNFGASDDPMKDSDIEKVSRGLVQIPMVGGTIAFGYNYDCDLKLTQEQAVRVAMGMVKNWKELGCKSGKLTWTHRSDGSGTTKAFTNSMEEFSPTWTLGTGKSVKWPAGVGAKGNSGVAGVIQNTPGAIGYVNQSYIKGNVKAAALQNYSGEFLKPSAEAGAKALNGITLDENLAGKNPNPTAKGAYPIASLTWILAYEKGNGRNTKAIKQAFNTLLSDEYQDKASSLGFIPLKGNILLKSRAAVEKIGS
- the pstC gene encoding phosphate ABC transporter permease subunit PstC, coding for MEEKLTLFKNRKRFGIEKNIDIIFKNTALVLSSFVAIILLGIILVVFFQSFESFSRYGLKFLVTSEWNPVKDEYGAFTAIYGTLVTSFLSLLITIPLGVGTAIFITEDFVPKVVREIIGSFVELLAAIPSVVLGLWAIFVMEPFFRAFFVFLHNFFGWIPLFSTEPTGRNSLLAIMILVVMLLPIVTSIARDSLNQVPKKLRNAAYGIGASRWKTIFSVILPAALSGIMAGVLLALGRAMGETMAVTMIIGNSNAFSWSLLSPGYTISSMLANQFGEADGSQVSSLFYAAFVLMILSLVVNIFAQWLVKKFSLKY
- the pstA gene encoding phosphate ABC transporter permease PstA; protein product: MNSLYYQKRLSRNIGDKFFTSLSVICALIAVLPLIFLVTYILIKGGSQITPELFTLEPNPPGDDLDAGGINPALIGTLIITTIASIIAIPVGVGGGIYLAEYSKGGAFSRFIRFGVNVLAGVPSIIAGVFIYALIVSTKILFGSMYSGLAGGMALSILMLPTVIKTTDEGLKLVPNELRYASLGVGASMYTTILKVTLPSAFRSIATGVVLGIARAAGETAPLIFTALFSYYYITGFGDLFYEMGSLAVLIYNFALEPYDAQNKLAWAASFILVLSILSVNIFSRILAAFTEKTKRV
- the pstB gene encoding phosphate ABC transporter ATP-binding protein PstB, translated to MIKTNKKIPKNIILSLENVSISYGTFEAVRNVFCNFKKGNITSLIGPSGCGKSTVLRSLNRMNDLIPNCSLKGTVLFDGTNIYDKRVDPVEVRRRIGMVFQQPNPFPKSIYENIAFGARINGFTGDMDELVESSLRKAALWDECKDKLNDSGYSLSGGQQQRLCIARTIAIEPEIILMDEPCSALDPISTLKIEETMHELKKNCTIIIVTHNMQQALRVSDMTAFFNAIEYEDGDGGKVGYLAEFNSTKKIFNSPKEKTTQEYISGKFG